A window from Hymenobacter volaticus encodes these proteins:
- a CDS encoding (2Fe-2S)-binding protein: MDANLTLLVNGKQHTLRVDPATPLLYVLRNDLGLNGPKFGCGLQQCGACMVLLNDIAWPSCQLPVHQVTGGVAITTLEGLTQPDGTLHPVQAAFVQEQAAQCGYCLNGMVISAVSLLKQYPKPDEAAIRNGLFRVLCRCSVQARAIRAVQRAAGV, from the coding sequence ATGGATGCCAATTTAACTTTGCTGGTAAACGGGAAGCAGCATACGTTGCGGGTTGACCCGGCAACGCCATTGCTGTATGTGCTGCGCAACGACTTAGGACTCAACGGTCCTAAGTTTGGCTGCGGCTTGCAACAGTGCGGAGCCTGCATGGTGCTCCTCAATGATATAGCGTGGCCTAGTTGCCAATTGCCGGTGCATCAGGTTACGGGTGGCGTGGCTATTACGACCCTGGAAGGCCTCACGCAACCCGATGGCACGCTGCACCCGGTCCAAGCTGCTTTTGTGCAAGAACAGGCGGCGCAGTGCGGCTATTGCCTGAACGGCATGGTTATTTCGGCGGTATCGTTGCTGAAGCAGTATCCCAAGCCCGACGAAGCGGCTATTCGCAACGGGCTGTTCCGGGTGCTGTGTCGATGCAGCGTGCAGGCCCGTGCCATTCGGGCTGTGCAGCGGGCCGCCGGCGTGTAG
- a CDS encoding vitamin K epoxide reductase family protein, translating to MNPTELSYELRNGQSADLTRRRWIIGLSILGVAAGQIVSLYQTGIIKHLPDPPVGPFDSDKVDASDYAYKRADTPDALPMMVTYGLTACLAGAGGLHRASQQPFLPVAMGIKTLFDTLTTVKLGQEEWQENKALCFYCQVASVASIASLALAIPEAIKGAKKLLGKE from the coding sequence ATGAATCCTACCGAACTTAGCTACGAGCTCCGCAACGGCCAGAGTGCCGACCTCACCCGCCGCCGCTGGATAATCGGCCTTTCTATTCTAGGTGTAGCCGCCGGTCAGATAGTGAGTCTCTACCAAACTGGTATCATCAAGCACTTGCCCGACCCACCCGTCGGCCCCTTCGATTCCGACAAGGTGGACGCCTCCGACTACGCCTACAAGCGCGCCGACACACCCGATGCGTTGCCCATGATGGTGACGTATGGCCTTACTGCTTGTCTTGCTGGCGCCGGGGGCTTGCACCGTGCCTCCCAACAGCCTTTCTTGCCCGTTGCAATGGGTATAAAAACCCTATTCGACACCCTGACAACCGTGAAGTTAGGCCAAGAGGAATGGCAAGAAAACAAGGCGTTGTGCTTTTACTGTCAAGTGGCAAGTGTAGCCTCTATAGCCTCGTTGGCATTGGCAATACCTGAAGCAATCAAAGGAGCTAAGAAGCTGTTAGGCAAAGAGTAG
- a CDS encoding YwqG family protein translates to MIPEFLQPFADQLEQYKLESIKIKATPLEADQPASAASKFRGLPHLPASVPYPVDNDRKPMLLLAQINLQELPSNTFLPAAGLLQFYISAVDYVDMGQSKVLYIKPEQLEAEIRNDYSFLPPSHYDDSPVYCEHKLAFEKTTEYRGNQDYRFQLKFNGLESYDYAETLNELEQKSFADFLDGTGHKLGGYAFFTQGDPHQYEAESSGEVQLLQIDIDEKIMFGDSGVAHFFIAEQALKEERFEEAYFYWDCC, encoded by the coding sequence ATGATTCCAGAATTCCTGCAGCCTTTTGCCGATCAATTAGAACAGTATAAGCTGGAGAGTATTAAAATCAAGGCCACCCCGCTAGAAGCCGACCAACCCGCTTCCGCCGCCAGCAAATTTCGGGGGCTCCCGCATCTGCCAGCGTCCGTGCCCTATCCGGTTGATAATGATAGGAAGCCCATGCTGCTATTGGCGCAGATCAACTTGCAGGAGCTACCAAGCAATACGTTTTTGCCAGCGGCAGGACTGCTCCAATTCTACATATCGGCTGTTGATTACGTCGACATGGGTCAGTCGAAAGTGCTGTATATCAAGCCGGAACAGCTAGAAGCGGAAATCCGGAATGACTATAGCTTTCTACCTCCAAGTCATTACGATGATAGTCCGGTTTATTGCGAGCATAAGCTGGCATTCGAAAAAACTACGGAGTATAGAGGAAATCAAGATTATCGATTTCAATTAAAATTTAACGGGTTAGAGAGCTACGACTATGCTGAAACGCTAAACGAACTGGAACAGAAAAGCTTCGCTGATTTCTTGGATGGTACCGGGCACAAGCTTGGCGGCTACGCTTTCTTTACCCAAGGTGACCCACATCAATATGAAGCTGAATCCAGTGGAGAAGTACAGCTTTTGCAAATCGACATCGATGAAAAAATTATGTTTGGAGACTCAGGCGTAGCGCACTTCTTCATTGCTGAGCAAGCGTTGAAAGAGGAACGTTTCGAAGAGGCCTATTTCTATTGGGACTGCTGCTGA
- a CDS encoding GldL-related protein, which yields MKAKHALILFILGVCINLVGALFKIQHWFGADALLITGSLLEVGG from the coding sequence ATGAAAGCCAAGCATGCACTCATACTCTTTATACTAGGAGTCTGTATTAATCTAGTCGGCGCCTTGTTCAAGATTCAGCACTGGTTTGGTGCTGATGCGTTGTTGATTACCGGCAGCCTACTAGAGGTTGGGGGATAG
- a CDS encoding xanthine dehydrogenase family protein molybdopterin-binding subunit, translating into MSHSTPRASRRNFLKGAGCLTIGFVLLGAGSLAAETPKGPELPGSLQDNPRINAWLEVLADGRVRVLTGKIEIGQGIRTAVAQIAAEELDMPLERVEVVLAETGRTPDERYTAGSASIEQSAMSVRYAAAAARQKLLVLAAAQFKAMPSQLELRNGGVRTTDGRQLSFAQLLDGQQLQDEVRLPIRLKPKADYRYVGRPILRNDVERMVRAEEYYVQDLRFPGMVHARILRPPTYEAKLESFDTKALKKAVPGVLQVVVDGSFVGLLAEREYDAKLAQDFGRLHARWSGGRALPAGQPLAEHLRQLPAIDKRTTDKGNFNETDAAPTLRANYFKPYLMHGSIGPSCAVALLENNALHVWTHSQGVYPLRDSLAKLLKMSPENVHVKGVPGSGCYGHNGADDVAADAALLARAVPGRHVRVQWSREDEHAWEPYGSAMLFDLEARIDPKTGRITHWKHELWSDTHSSRPGGSPEKLLAAQYLAQPLLPKPEDDISGGIYRNSEPYYDFPAVRVDTHYVQGPLRVSALRSLGAFGNVFALESFMEELAVKAGQDSYEFRLRHLKDERAKAVIRKVRDMVQQEKLAPREGLGVAFARYKNQAAYCAVVAKVVVAPEADGSTIRVAKIWSAIDAGEVINPDGLKNQTEGGLIQAASWTLNEEVHFNAHQVTTRQWEQYPIFRFDEVPQVEVAVLDRPTEPPLGAGEAAQGPTGAAIANAVFHACGKRIRQLPIRPEKLLA; encoded by the coding sequence ATGTCTCACTCCACTCCTAGGGCTTCGCGCCGCAACTTTCTGAAGGGCGCGGGCTGCCTAACCATTGGGTTTGTCTTACTTGGGGCTGGCTCGCTGGCAGCAGAAACGCCGAAAGGCCCTGAGCTACCCGGTAGCTTGCAGGACAATCCGCGCATCAATGCGTGGCTGGAAGTATTGGCCGATGGCCGAGTGCGCGTGTTAACTGGCAAGATTGAAATCGGGCAGGGCATCCGAACGGCCGTAGCACAAATAGCGGCTGAAGAACTGGATATGCCGCTGGAGCGCGTAGAAGTGGTGCTTGCCGAAACGGGCCGTACGCCTGACGAGCGGTACACTGCTGGCAGCGCCTCCATCGAGCAAAGCGCCATGTCGGTGCGCTATGCGGCAGCGGCGGCCCGGCAGAAGCTGCTGGTATTGGCCGCCGCTCAATTCAAGGCCATGCCGAGCCAACTTGAACTTCGCAACGGCGGCGTGCGCACCACCGATGGCCGCCAGCTGAGTTTTGCGCAGCTACTAGATGGGCAACAGCTTCAAGATGAAGTACGGCTGCCCATCCGCCTCAAGCCCAAAGCCGACTACCGCTATGTGGGCCGCCCCATCCTCCGCAACGACGTCGAGCGCATGGTACGCGCCGAGGAGTACTACGTGCAGGATTTACGGTTTCCGGGCATGGTGCATGCCCGCATTCTGCGCCCTCCTACTTACGAAGCCAAGCTAGAAAGCTTCGACACCAAAGCGTTGAAAAAAGCAGTACCTGGTGTGCTGCAAGTGGTAGTGGACGGTAGCTTCGTGGGGCTGCTGGCCGAGCGCGAATACGACGCCAAACTAGCCCAAGACTTCGGGCGGTTGCATGCCCGTTGGTCGGGCGGCCGGGCCTTGCCGGCGGGGCAGCCTTTAGCGGAGCACCTGCGCCAGCTACCAGCCATCGACAAGCGCACCACCGACAAAGGCAACTTCAACGAAACTGACGCTGCGCCTACGTTGCGCGCCAACTACTTCAAGCCTTACCTCATGCACGGTTCCATCGGGCCGAGCTGCGCTGTAGCATTGCTGGAAAACAACGCCCTGCACGTCTGGACCCACAGTCAAGGCGTGTACCCGCTGCGCGATTCGCTAGCTAAGCTCTTGAAGATGAGCCCGGAGAATGTGCACGTAAAAGGCGTACCCGGTTCGGGGTGCTACGGCCACAACGGCGCCGATGATGTAGCTGCCGATGCGGCTCTGCTAGCCCGGGCCGTGCCTGGCCGCCACGTACGGGTGCAGTGGAGCCGAGAAGACGAACACGCTTGGGAGCCCTACGGCAGTGCCATGCTCTTCGACCTAGAAGCTCGTATCGACCCCAAAACTGGCCGCATAACCCACTGGAAGCACGAACTGTGGTCGGATACGCATAGCTCCCGACCCGGCGGCTCCCCCGAGAAGCTGCTAGCGGCGCAGTACCTTGCCCAACCCCTTTTGCCCAAGCCCGAGGATGATATAAGCGGCGGCATCTACCGCAATTCCGAACCGTACTACGATTTCCCGGCCGTGCGCGTGGATACGCATTACGTGCAGGGTCCACTGCGGGTATCAGCGCTGCGCAGTCTTGGGGCTTTCGGCAATGTGTTTGCCCTCGAATCCTTTATGGAAGAATTGGCCGTAAAAGCCGGACAGGATTCGTATGAATTTCGCCTGCGCCACCTCAAAGACGAACGGGCGAAAGCAGTGATTCGCAAAGTGCGGGATATGGTGCAGCAGGAGAAACTAGCCCCGCGTGAAGGGCTCGGCGTGGCCTTTGCCCGTTATAAAAACCAAGCGGCCTATTGTGCCGTGGTAGCCAAAGTAGTAGTAGCACCTGAAGCGGATGGCTCTACTATTCGGGTCGCTAAAATCTGGTCGGCTATTGATGCGGGAGAGGTAATCAATCCCGACGGATTGAAAAACCAAACCGAAGGCGGCCTCATTCAAGCGGCTAGCTGGACGCTCAACGAAGAAGTGCACTTCAACGCCCACCAAGTCACAACCCGGCAGTGGGAGCAGTACCCTATCTTCCGCTTCGATGAAGTGCCGCAAGTGGAAGTAGCCGTTCTGGACCGTCCCACCGAACCGCCCCTGGGCGCCGGCGAAGCCGCACAAGGCCCAACTGGTGCGGCTATTGCCAATGCTGTTTTTCATGCCTGCGGCAAACGAATCCGGCAGCTACCAATTCGGCCAGAAAAGCTCCTAGCGTGA
- a CDS encoding UvrD-helicase domain-containing protein — protein sequence MPATFRIYSSSAGSGKTYQLTKEYLKLALGDEDPGYFKRILAITFTNDAAGEMKARIIGSLRQFAYPQDDEADTLLAEVAAELAEEGKMPRFTTTDEDRQQEVRRRAQATFRLVLYHYADFAVSTIDSFVQRIVTAFTRELGLPATFEVELDTEAVLQTAVAALLEKVNRDPNSKLLARTLSEYALSRAEEGKSWNNLAGELVEFGGFLFNETVHEAVAQLQTLTLQDFRRLHETLRKRQEQIEGEFRTVGEQATAALAAANVTETDLYQGRSGIFGYVSKWEERLLPEKEVNSYVRATVEQEKWYSGKVKTEADRQRVDGVKAALLTAYEQFERLRASVLPDYLLLSAMQPYLFHASLLSELNKIVDQVSRERNIVLISEFNRRIASIVLTEPVPFLYERLGERYNHLLIDEFQDTSVLQWNNLLPLVENAVATDNLSLAVGDAKQAIYRWRGGEMEQILRLHQGQTEALVNRATNPEMQDLLRERYVTLDQTLEPASLNVNYRSAAEIVGFNNDFFSHIRQMHTAFPLVQDLFGAEFQQTVPQSSGQEPVHLQASVPALDEEETEEFDFSASGSSLDYILSSPSDLEAAQVPSPALPKQQRKLAETPTGHVEILFTQDDAPARLYDADHRVYNDEPLPGYPVGASLDYDESTLYLTLALVEQALRDGFQLRDIAVLSRRRRGSRLVAKFLKERGYDIISADSLSLEFAEVVNLLVSIFRVFNQPADTLARAEALLLLDKVVRRLPPTPDRARHIATLANAEHAADFYDEFRTLGYDLREQETGNLGLYELTERLIGLFGLLGRNGESEYLFRFLDLTLEYSLRFGNNLNNFLAYWDQRKSALSINAPAGRDAITITTVHKAKGLAYGVVIVPFADWSLEPFRATLLWGRLSEETKPVAEMPAVAVVPLTKALTRTALSDQYTEEREKTFLEGLNMLYVAFTRPRHRLYIITKRTETGRKTSSTDADAASEAAGSPARNVAELLYSYLRKQNRWQDEQVSFVLSEGSFAPPLSGHRPETTNNFLLSNLETAPWEERLRLRRHANTVFDFDEQERLGEWNRKLHYGLRRLVLATDVERVARQLVAEGLISSRERPALEDRLHKVVAHPQLAHYFSTQVSVETEREILVGGVKRRDYKPDRVVFGAAALSSGRASTRVTLVDFKVPPPQPYHRRPLQQYAQLFRQLGYEQVECVLYYFGTEEVIVF from the coding sequence ATGCCTGCCACCTTTCGCATTTACTCTTCTTCTGCCGGCTCCGGCAAAACGTACCAGCTGACCAAGGAGTACCTGAAACTGGCGTTGGGCGACGAGGACCCAGGGTATTTCAAGCGGATACTGGCCATTACCTTCACCAACGATGCGGCAGGGGAAATGAAGGCGCGCATTATTGGGTCGCTACGGCAGTTTGCGTACCCACAAGATGATGAGGCAGATACGCTGCTGGCAGAGGTAGCTGCGGAGCTAGCAGAAGAAGGCAAGATGCCACGCTTCACCACTACGGACGAGGACCGGCAGCAGGAAGTAAGACGGCGGGCGCAGGCAACGTTCCGGCTGGTGCTTTATCATTACGCCGACTTTGCGGTGAGTACTATCGACTCGTTTGTGCAGCGCATTGTGACGGCATTTACTAGAGAATTGGGCTTGCCTGCCACGTTTGAGGTGGAACTAGATACGGAAGCGGTGCTGCAAACGGCGGTGGCGGCGTTACTGGAGAAAGTGAACCGTGACCCGAACTCTAAACTGCTGGCCCGAACGCTCAGCGAGTATGCATTGAGCCGGGCCGAGGAAGGCAAAAGCTGGAACAACCTTGCCGGTGAGTTGGTGGAATTTGGTGGATTCCTCTTCAATGAAACGGTACACGAGGCCGTAGCGCAACTCCAGACGCTGACGTTACAAGATTTTCGGCGACTGCACGAAACGCTACGCAAGCGGCAAGAGCAGATTGAAGGCGAGTTTCGAACTGTGGGTGAGCAAGCTACGGCAGCTTTGGCGGCCGCCAACGTCACGGAAACCGACCTCTACCAAGGTCGCAGCGGCATCTTTGGTTACGTTTCGAAGTGGGAGGAACGCTTGCTGCCCGAGAAAGAGGTGAACAGCTACGTGCGTGCCACCGTGGAGCAAGAAAAGTGGTACAGCGGCAAAGTGAAAACCGAAGCGGACCGCCAGCGCGTGGACGGGGTTAAAGCGGCATTGCTGACCGCTTACGAGCAGTTTGAGCGCCTACGTGCCAGCGTGCTTCCGGATTATTTGCTGCTCTCGGCCATGCAGCCTTACTTGTTTCACGCCTCGCTGCTCAGTGAGTTGAATAAGATTGTAGATCAGGTGAGCCGGGAGCGGAACATTGTGCTCATCAGTGAGTTCAACCGCCGTATTGCAAGCATTGTGCTTACCGAGCCGGTACCGTTTTTGTACGAGCGGCTTGGTGAGCGATACAATCACCTGCTAATCGACGAGTTTCAGGATACGTCGGTGCTGCAGTGGAACAACCTCTTGCCACTAGTGGAAAATGCCGTGGCTACCGACAACCTTAGCTTGGCCGTGGGCGACGCTAAGCAGGCTATTTATCGGTGGCGCGGTGGGGAGATGGAACAGATTCTGCGCCTGCACCAAGGCCAAACCGAAGCGCTGGTGAATCGGGCCACTAACCCCGAAATGCAGGACCTGCTGCGCGAACGGTACGTCACGCTCGACCAAACCCTGGAACCGGCTTCGCTGAACGTGAACTACCGGTCGGCGGCGGAAATTGTGGGGTTCAACAACGACTTCTTCAGCCATATTCGGCAGATGCACACGGCGTTTCCGTTGGTGCAGGACTTGTTTGGTGCGGAATTTCAGCAAACCGTGCCTCAGTCATCGGGGCAGGAACCGGTTCATTTGCAAGCATCTGTTCCTGCTCTTGATGAAGAAGAAACGGAAGAGTTCGACTTCAGCGCCTCTGGCTCCAGTCTAGACTACATTCTTTCCAGTCCTTCTGACCTGGAGGCTGCGCAAGTCCCTAGCCCTGCCCTTCCGAAGCAGCAAAGGAAACTAGCCGAAACGCCTACCGGCCACGTGGAAATCCTCTTCACGCAGGACGACGCGCCGGCTCGGTTGTACGACGCCGACCACCGCGTTTACAATGATGAGCCGCTACCCGGTTACCCCGTCGGGGCCAGCCTCGACTACGACGAAAGCACGCTCTACCTGACGCTGGCGCTGGTAGAGCAGGCCTTGCGCGACGGTTTCCAGTTGCGCGATATTGCCGTGCTTAGCCGGCGGCGGCGGGGCAGTCGGTTGGTAGCTAAGTTTCTGAAGGAGCGGGGCTATGACATTATTTCGGCCGATTCGCTGTCGTTGGAGTTTGCGGAGGTGGTGAACCTGCTGGTGTCTATTTTCCGAGTGTTCAATCAGCCAGCTGACACACTGGCGCGCGCCGAGGCGCTGTTGCTACTCGATAAAGTGGTGCGGCGGTTGCCCCCTACCCCCGACCGGGCCCGGCACATTGCCACGCTGGCCAATGCCGAGCACGCCGCGGATTTCTATGATGAGTTCCGGACGCTGGGCTACGATTTGCGGGAGCAGGAAACCGGCAACCTCGGTCTTTATGAGCTGACGGAGCGACTGATTGGCTTGTTTGGACTGCTAGGCCGCAATGGCGAAAGCGAGTATCTGTTTCGCTTTCTGGATTTGACCCTCGAATACAGCTTGCGCTTCGGCAACAACCTCAACAACTTTCTGGCTTACTGGGACCAGCGCAAAAGTGCGCTCAGCATCAACGCCCCCGCCGGCCGCGACGCCATCACGATTACCACTGTGCACAAAGCTAAGGGCTTGGCCTATGGGGTGGTGATTGTGCCTTTTGCTGATTGGAGCTTGGAGCCGTTTCGGGCTACCCTGCTCTGGGGCCGATTGTCGGAGGAGACCAAGCCGGTAGCTGAAATGCCGGCGGTGGCAGTGGTGCCGCTTACGAAGGCGCTTACGCGCACGGCCCTCTCCGACCAGTACACCGAGGAGCGCGAAAAGACGTTTCTGGAAGGCCTGAACATGCTGTACGTGGCTTTTACCAGGCCCCGGCACCGCCTCTATATCATTACCAAGCGCACCGAAACCGGCCGCAAAACCAGTTCCACCGACGCTGATGCTGCGTCGGAAGCGGCCGGCAGTCCGGCCCGCAATGTGGCCGAACTGCTTTATAGCTACCTGCGAAAGCAAAATCGTTGGCAAGACGAGCAAGTATCCTTTGTTCTTTCGGAAGGCAGCTTTGCTCCGCCCTTAAGCGGCCACCGTCCAGAAACGACGAATAACTTTCTCTTATCGAACCTGGAAACGGCCCCTTGGGAAGAGCGGCTACGGCTGCGGCGACACGCCAACACAGTCTTCGATTTCGATGAGCAGGAACGGCTTGGCGAATGGAACCGCAAGCTGCACTACGGACTGCGACGCTTGGTGCTGGCTACCGACGTAGAGCGCGTCGCTCGGCAACTGGTGGCAGAGGGCCTGATTAGCAGCCGAGAGCGGCCTGCCTTAGAAGACCGCCTCCACAAAGTGGTGGCGCATCCACAATTAGCGCATTATTTCAGCACCCAAGTGTCGGTGGAAACCGAGCGCGAGATTTTGGTGGGCGGCGTGAAACGGCGTGACTACAAACCCGACCGGGTGGTATTTGGAGCTGCCGCGCTAAGCTCTGGCCGAGCCAGCACCCGCGTAACGTTGGTAGATTTTAAGGTTCCGCCGCCACAGCCGTACCACCGCCGACCTTTGCAGCAATATGCGCAGCTATTCCGCCAGCTTGGCTACGAGCAGGTAGAGTGCGTGCTGTATTACTTCGGTACTGAAGAGGTAATTGTGTTTTAA